Below is a window of Enterococcus gilvus ATCC BAA-350 DNA.
GATTCTTTGCTTCGTAGGGGTAGTAATAGAAAAGATAATTAAAAAATTCCACTTGATGCGTGATCGCTTCAGCCGTCTTCAGTTGGTTGCTCAAATAATTCTCTAGCAGCGGCGTGATCTGGGAAAACAAGAGGTCATCAAAAGGCAGTGCGGTCAAGTGCTTCTGTTGCGTATTCCGCAAACGGGAAACGCAAAGCATGAGACGAACCAGTTTAGGATGGAGAGGCAGGTGGAAAACGTCCATCAAATCCCGGACCAGATTGTCCTCTGGTGTGAAATCCATGGCGCATGTATTGAGATCATCCCCAAACGATGCCGACCACAGCGTCTTGATGTAAAACATTCGAATGACCGCTTCGTGACCGATCAATGCCATCTTCGCCAAATTCGTACGAATATTGCATTCTTCCAAATAGTTTGTTAAGGGGCGCATTTGTTTTAAAACGGTCATTTCCTTCACCCGATGTTCTTCGCAAAAGCTGTGGAGGCTTTTATCTGGGTGAAACAAGGAGGAAAGTAAAAAGCGATACGGCAGCGAGTGCTTGACTTGTGTGATCAGAAAGTTATTGGAACGAGTGGGCGTGCTTTCCCAATAAATAGTAGAAGAATTAATGAACAGGAG
It encodes the following:
- a CDS encoding helix-turn-helix domain-containing protein — protein: MFRELFLTRQQQKKIHFFQLMEGYPAGEYSVQSLSQQLDCSYQSFLNMLQEINDTLLAIHEELLFINSSTIYWESTPTRSNNFLITQVKHSLPYRFLLSSLFHPDKSLHSFCEEHRVKEMTVLKQMRPLTNYLEECNIRTNLAKMALIGHEAVIRMFYIKTLWSASFGDDLNTCAMDFTPEDNLVRDLMDVFHLPLHPKLVRLMLCVSRLRNTQQKHLTALPFDDLLFSQITPLLENYLSNQLKTAEAITHQVEFFNYLFYYYPYEAKNQHPSSNPLMFYYTKNVEERDPLCLAIDSFYRYCSCELLQGVLGEQEERMLLNNVARTFLSYSIQKKEIPLLFETGSKEKFVDSELYGELYPAIKAAVKKLSRRRQLAWLENVLDSLAKTLCLSLLPLFFVFRHR